The following nucleotide sequence is from Vibrio sp. VB16.
ATTATTAACAAGCCTAACTTGGATTGCTTAAGCTACTAAGGTGCTCAAAGCACTTTAGTTGTTTAAATCGGTTGAACACAAAAGGCGTTCTTATTGTCCAAGAAGTGATCACAACTCCAAATTTGTAGTTGTGTATGAATGGCTCTATTCTCACATGGATAGGGTGATAAACAAATAATTCACACTGTAATTAAGTTACGTTTTTATGTCTTTGACTAGTAGTTAACTGTCTTCACAAAATTAAAATTCAAACACCCTTACAAACCCTTATTTATAAGCCGCACCATACTCGCCATTCTATTTTTTATTTTTCTATACTTATGCTATTTTTGGTATACAGATATTTTGATAAAGTCGTCTATCGAAATAAAAATAAATATCTCGGGAATGTCGAATGCTTCGAAAAAAAATCAGCATTACACATGCGAAATCAAAAAAAATACTCGTGCTAAATCTAAAAGGTGGCGTTGGCAAGTCAACTTTTACGGTGAATCTCGCTTCAAAATTATGTATGGCTCAGCATTGTGTTGAAATCATTGATAGTGATAAACAGAGTTCTTCCCATTCTTGGGCAAAAGAGATAAAACAGATTGAATCTCAGCAATTAAATATTAGTTTCCGCAGTTATTCAGATATTGCTTCATCAATAAAGGTAGATAGAAATTGCGACTTTACTCTCATTGACTCACCCGCTAACTTTGATGATAACCATATAAAAAAATATTTAATGCTAGCAGATTATGTGGTTGTTCCTATTCAACCTTCACCAATCGATCTCCATGCCACTCTTCCCCTTATTGAAAAAATATTGAAAAATCTGGCTTTAATCAAGAAAGAAGTCAAGGTGGGCTTCGTAATTAATCGTTGCACCGAAGGTAACCCTCAGGTTGAACAGGTCAGGAGTCTACTTGATCATTTTCGACAATATCAAACCTTGGGTCTAATGAGCGACTCCTATCTTTATCAAGAACCATTTCAGAAGAAGACCATCTTGGATGTCGATTTAGATACACCACTTTGGAGAGAGGTTTTTAATTGGCTTCAAATAGAATTAACGGACAAAAAAGTAACGCCCCTGACCATTAAATCGCATTCACAGACAAACAATAACGTTAGATATTCTAATCTGTTGTCGTTCCGAAACTGGTAGCTTACCATTCACAATGAATAAAAAAAAACGGACTTAGCGTTCAACTAAATCCGTTTTCTGTTTCGTTACTTACACTTACTGATAGCTGATTTCACGAACTTTAGCTTTCACATTAGGAATAAGTGACGAGCTCGCACTTAACTTATGTACACCCAACTTAATCAATAACTCAGACATTTCAGTATCCCCAGCCATCTCACCACACATGCTAACTGGAATACCATTTGCTTTGGCGGCAATACAGGTCATTTGAATTGCTGAAATTACAGCTGATTTTTTATAATCGACTAAATCAGAAACAGCTGTATTTCCACGGTCAGCGGCCATAACGTATTGAGTTAAGTCATTGGTACCGATACTGAAAAAATCCGCCTCTTTAGCAAGTTCGTCCGCATTAAGTACCGCTGCTGGCACCTCAATCATAATACCCACTTTCATTGGGTATAGGATTTCCGGCAGATTCAATTCATCACGACAATCTGCAATAAGTGACTTAACCGCTTGAAGTTCTTCTACTTCCGCTATCATTGGAATCATTAATTGAACGTTCGTGTTATCTTTCGCTGCACGCAATACCGCTTTTAACTGCGGTTTGAACAGTTCGCTATCCGTCAAACACAAACGAACACCTCGTAACCCTAGGAATGGGTTCTCTTCTTGAGCCATATGATAGGAAGGCAAGGGTTTGTCTCCGCCAACATCTAAACTACGAATAGTTAATGGTCGATGCTCCAAAGCAACCGCTATATCACGATAGATTTCATATTGTTCTTCTTCAGTAGGCAATGTTTTGCTCGACTGAAATACAAACTCTGTGCGAAGTAGTCCAACACCTTCCGCTCCTGACGCTAGCGCTGCCTTCACATCTTGCAGCCCACCGATATTCGCGTGAACATCAACTTTTAATCCATCGACTGTGATAGCAGGTTTCGACGCCTGTTCTTTCTTAGCAACGGTATCGGCGATCCAAGCATTACGTTCTTCAATTAGAAATGAAGCCTTCTCTGCATCTGGTGAAAGCCATAAATGACCGCGTTTTCCATCAAGAATAACCTCTTGTCCACTGATGGTGGAAGTAAGAATTCCTTCTGCTTTCACGATGCAGGGAATACCCATTGCACGAGCTATAATTGCGCTGTGCGAAGTCCTGCCACCTGCCTCAAGACAGATACCAACAACCTTCGTCGGATCAAGCTGTGCAGTCTGGGCTGGCGACAAGTCACTTGCGACAATAATGCAATTGTCCACTAGTTCAATGGTCTCCGCTTCTGCACCGTCAAACGAATACATTGTCTGCTTTGCGACATCCCATACATCCGCTTCGCGCTCGCGCATGTACTCACTTTCAGACTGAGCATATTCTGCCGCTTGTATCGTCATCACTTTCATCAGAGCCGCTTCAGCGATGCTCCCTAACTTAATCTCTTCTTGAACCATCTCTAACAGTTCAGGATCCGTGATCATCATGCCATGAGCACCAAAAATATCGGCATGCGCTTTACCAAGTGTTTTCTCTGCGTCTTCTTCTTGTTTCTTGAGTGATGCAGACACGCTTGCCACGGCTTGAGCGAACCTAGCTAGTTCATCCGCTTCAGATGTGAAGTCACGTTGCGGTATTTCAGGCATTGCACTTTCACGACCAAGAATCTGACCAATTGCAATCCCGTCGCATACGGAAATACCAGAGATAGCACCGTCAACTTTTGCCACTGTTGGTTTGTCTTCGTCTAGCGCAACGACTTTCATCTGCGCAATAGACTCGCCAAAATGGCTATTTGCGAGTGCTTCAAATGAGGTTATCGCTTTTTCGGCATCGTTACCTGACGCCAGAATTCGAATATTATCGTTACGTTTGACACCAAGTTTCGCGATGGAATTGAGGCTCTTCGCATTCACTTTCTTATCTGCTTTTTCTAATAGAATATTAGCGTCAAACTTTGCCAATAAGCCCACAATGGCCGCCGCTGGGCGTGCATGTAAACCATGTGGATTCAATACCGTCCAACAAAACTCGAGAGCGTCTTCTGATACTTCAACATCTGTCGCAGATGAGATATTTTGTTCCACCTCACCTAAATGTTCACGTTTCGCAGATAAAGAACCTGCCGCTTCTTCCAATACTGCCGACATTGGCAAGTCCGCCGATGCTGCCACTGACGCTGCCATCGTACCCTCAACAATCGGAGCGGAACACAGAGCAATATTCGGCACCATATCAGGGTCAATTAGCTCTAATGCTGTTTCTGTGCTCAAAAGGGCTGACCCCATATCCATCATCACCACAACGCCGCTATCGTCGTACACCTCTTCGATAGCCATCATGATACGAATAGTATCAGTACCTATCGGATTCTCAGGGTCGTCAATACCGCCAGCCGCCGCTATTTTGCAACGACCTTGAGTCATTTGATTTGCTAGCTCAACAACACCGTTCGCGAGCAATTCGCTGTGTGATACAACAACGATACCTACCATTATTTATGCCTCATTGACGACTTTATTTAGCGTTTCAATCATCAACTTAGTCGATGTTGCTCCTGGATCTGGGTGGCCAATACTCCGTTCACCCAAGTAGCTTGCACGACCTTTTTTGGCTTGCATAGGGATTGTTTTTTCAACGCCCTTAACAGCGGCATCAGCCATACTGGTGAGTGCACCACCAACTTTCGCCCCCGTTTCAGACGCAATTTTTCCCGCCGTGATGATTTCCCACCATGCATCGCACATCGTTTTGTCACCAGGATTTGCTTTACCACGGCCAACAACACCATCGACACCAGCTTGAAGTGCTTCAATAAATTCGGCTAATGTTAAGCTCTCTTTACCAGCAGACTTTGTCGCTGCACGGATGAAAAACGTGCCATAAAGAGGACCTGAAGCGCCACCTACTTTAGAAAGAAGCGACATACCAGTGGTCTTGAAAATTGTCGCTAGATCTTTATCAGCAACCGCTGGAAGTTTAGCCGCAACTTCACCAAATCCTCGTTCCATATTTAGGCCATGATCTGCATCTCCAATAGCGGCATCCAGTTCAGTTAACATGTCACGGTTTTCAGAATAGATACCGCTACAATTTGTTAGCCAAGTAACGATTTGTGCTTTAGTGATCTCAGACATATTAACAACCCCAACGTAGTGAAGGAGCATCGACCGGAGCGTCCCATAATTCTAATGTTTCAGCATCTGCTTTCATCAATGTAATTGAGAAGCCTTCCATATTTAGAGAAGTACAATAGTTACCCACTAAAGTGCGAGCGACTGTAAAGCCTGCCGCTTCTAACTCTGTGTGAACCTTACGATAAGCACCGAATAGTTCAGATTCCGGCGTACCACCAAGGCCATTAACGAGCACGATTAAGTCATCACCTTTTTTATAGGCTTCTGTTGATTGCACTGTTTCTATCCAGTCACCGTTTTCACGATCCCACGTTTTTAGCGTGCGAGAATATGTGTCTGACGCGAGAAGCTCTTCAAGCATCTCTGTTGTCGTTGTATCAACATCTTTGTATGTGCGACGTTCAATGCCTGGCTCACCATGGATACCCACACCAAATTCAATTTCATCATCAGCAAGTATAAAAGAAGGCTTACCATTTGCTGGCACAATACAAGCAGACAGGGCGACGCCAAATGAACGAGCACGATTATTAAGACGGGTAGCTAACGCTTCGCAATATGAAATATCTTTACCTGCTTCCGCCGCCGCGCCGACAATTTTTTCAATCAGTACCGTTGCAGCAACACCACGACGACCCGCAGTATATAGCGAATCTTTTACGGCCACGTCGTCATCAATGACAACCGAACCAACTTTAATTCCTTCCATATGGAGCATTTCAACTGCCATTTCAAAATTAAGAATGTCACCTGTGTAGTTTTTGACGAAATAAAGCACGCCTTCTTCATTGGGAATCGCTTTACCACACTCCATCATTTGATCTGGAGTTGGAGAGGTAAAAACCGCACCGGGACAAGCAGCTGTCAGCATACCTTTACCAATAAACCCTGCATGTAGCGGTTCATGACCGCTGCCACCGCCAGAGACCAAAGATACTTTTCCTTGGCTTTTTTCATGGTAAATAAAGTAAGGATCCGTCACGAGTTTAAGCGCGGGATTCGCAAGGACAAGGCCTTCTACTTGCTCAGTCACTACGTTTTCTACTGTATTAATTAATTTTTTCATCACATTCACTTCACTGATTGTTGGATAAATTTGTGCACATATGGGCAATAAGGATAAATATTACATTACGCGCTAGACTATGTCAGAAATTGTAATATTTCCAACAATGAAAACGTTTAACGTGAGATAACTCAAAATCAAACAAACAAAAACATACAAAAAATCACAAAATGCGTGATGGATCACTGTTGATAATACAAAATATTGTTTTCATAGCGAAGTGAACATTACCCCCCTACCCAAATTTCAAAGAGGTCTCTAAAATGGACAAAATCATTATCTCACCAAGCAAATATATTCAGGGCGCAAACGTACTAGAAAGTATTGGTGACTATGTCAAACCACTAGGTACGAAGGTTCTTGCTATTGCCGATGGTTTTGTAACTGGTCTAGTCGGTACAACCGTAACGAAAAGCTGTGAAGAAGCGGGAATTGAACTAAGCATGGCTGAATTTGTAGGTGAATGTAGCCGTCCTGAAATTGAACGTTTAATGGAAATCGCAAACGAAAAAGGTGTCGATGTCGTTGTTGGTATTGGCGGTGGTAAAACACTTGATACGGCTAAATCTATCGCGTTCTATTTGAAGAAAACGGTTGTAATCGTTCCGACTATCGCATCAACAGATGCACCAACAAGTGCACTCGCTGTTATCTATACGCCTGAAGGTGAATTTTCAGAATACTTAATGATTCCAACTAACCCTAATATGGTTATTATGGACACTCAAATTATTGCTGGTGCACCAACTCGTTTACTTGTGTCAGGTATGGGTGATGCACTTTCAACCTACTTTGAAGCACGTGCAAATGGTATCTCTGGTAAGTCAACAATGGCTGGGGGAGCACCAACACGCGCAGCTCAAGCATTGGCAAAGCTTTGCTATGAAACATTGATTGAAGATGGTCTTAAAGCAAAAATCGCTTGTGATCAAAACCTCTCTAACATCGCCGTTGAAAACATTATTGAGGCAAATACTTATCTATCAGGTATTGGCTTTGAAAGTTCAGGCCTTGCGGCTGCGCATGCTATTCACAACGGCTTAACAAAACTAGAAGAGTGTCATCACCTATACCACGGTGAAAAAGTGGCGTTTGGTACTCTAACTCAATTAGTGTTGGAAAATGCAGCAATGGCTGAAATCACTGAAGTATTGGATTTTTGTAAATCGGTAGGCCTACCGACAAATCTAAAAGATATGGGCGTAACTGAAATCAATCGCGATAAGCTTATGGAAGTAGCTGAGGCTTCTTGTGCAGAAGGTGAAACTATTCACAACATGCCATTTGAAGTGACTCCAGCGTTAGTATTAGCGGCGATGCTAACGGCTAATGAGCTAGGATCTATGTAATCAATCATGGGGGTTTTCCTTTATGAGTTTGAAAACATTCATGCTTAGATTTATTGTAGTATTTTAAATTGTATCTTTAACCCGCCACTTTTTAGTGGCGGTTTTTTATATCGGTGGTCTTATACTCCAACGCCACTTAATTAAGAGCCCAAGTTAGATGCGCGAGTAGTTTGCGGTAGAATTTCAGCGCAATGGCTAAACAACAAAGCAATGGCCCACAAACAAAAAAGATCGCACAACGCGATCTTTTATAAAATAATTCACTCTATTAGCGATTGTTTTTTGAAGCCTCCATCAATCTTTCTGCAATCTCCTGCAATGGGATTTTCAATGCTTCATCCATAATCTCTTCACTTACTCTATTTCCAGCAAATTGCATCACTAATTTTTTAAATGACTCAGGGTTTGTCGCACTATCATCACCTTCATACATAGGTGCACCACCTGATTTTACCACCTCATCTAAAGCCAATAAAATCATTCGCAACGCGTGCAAATGTTCTTTTGATTCATTACTCATAAACGTCACTATCCTATCAGAGTATCGATAAACAGAATTAATTCCTTGCTTCAATAATAGGAGTAATTGCAAAAAGAGGTCAATTCGTATGCGCTATAAATGTTATAGCTAACAGCCTTTTAGTATAACCTAGTATTATTTTTCACCCACACCCATCAAAACTGACAATATACCTTGCTCAGTTTCTATCTCAAAAGGAACAGAAACTGTAACGGTATCAAAGCCTGCATCAATTAAAACTTGCTCAACTTTACTTTCTGTTAACCCGTCTTTCTCGTCTTCCGCTAACCAATCCCAATGGATAAATAAACCATCATCCTCGAGTAAGGAGTAAATTAACTCCGCGGCCTCATCGAAATCATCTATAAATCCGCATACTGAAGATGCAATGACACAATCAAACTGCCCACGAAACGCCGGATGCTGAGCAATTAACCCTCGAGAAAGGATGTCAACAACGGGTTCAACGTTTGGCAACATTTTTTTGTCTAGCTCTTCTATCATGGCTTCCGATGAATCAAGCGCCACTATATCTTTTGCTAATGGTGAGATCTTTTGACTTAATAATCCTGTACCACAGCCAAAATCAAACACTCGTAAATTGGTCACATTAATAATGTTATCTAACTGTTCGAACGCCTTCTCTGCATAGCGAGCTGTCGTTGATTCCATTTCCCATTTTTTTGCGCGTTTATCCCAATCGTATGACATTTGGTCTCCGTTTGTACGTCCTTAATTTTCGCTACCCCATGTTAAACAAATTGTCGCTTAGCTTCACGACTAATTGTTAAACTTTTCATGTTTATTCAGATTTGATGCTTTCAATTAGGCAATCTCAGCCAGTTTCGTTATCCTAACGCCATGAAACTAGGAGCAAACATGAATATCTCACATATAGAAGCGTTTTGTCGTGTTGCTGATCTAGGCTCTGTTTCAGAAGCAGCGAGGCAACTAGAGTGCAATAGAACCAGCTTGAGCATGGCAATTAAAGCACTCGAAAAGGAATTAAACATTTCTCTTTTTGTTCGCACAGGAAACCAATTATCCCTTTCTGAGGCAGGTAAGGCTATCTATAAAGATTGTGAAAACTTGTTATCGACCTTCTCAAGAATTAAGCAGACATGCTGTCAGGCTTCAGGTGACTTCAACGCGGAAATATGGATTGCTCGCGATGACGGTTTACCCGATGAGTTTTGGCAGGAACTCGCTCATAAACTCAATAACAAATACCCAGCAACTTCATTCAATATTGTTTTGGCATCCAGCGGAGATTTAGCCAACTTAGTAGAAACAAAGCAAGTTGACTATGCCTTTGGCGTTGACTTTGAACGAACAGACGACCCAAAACTCGTTTATCAACCTTTAGGTAAGATCCGCATGATGTCTGTATGCAAAAAGGGACACCCTTTGAGTAAAATGCGCCGAGTGTCAGATCAAGATCTACGAAACACAATGCAAGCTTCAATGGCCTACCTAAATGAAAAAAACAACCCGGAACTGCAACCTTTCTCACTGAAATATATTGGATTTTCAAGCTTTGACTATATGCTCCACACGATCCTAAAAGAAGGTGCTTGGGGGGTATTACCTGAACCCCTAATTCGTCACCTTTTAAGAAGTGAACAAATTGCTGTCATCAAACACACATACGGTTTAACTCAAGAAGATTTCTGCATGGTGACTGCCGCAGGAATGTCTGAGCATCCCGGTATGACGTGGTTATCCGATAAATTAAGTGACTTCTTGTTTGACTTCTAAGCATATTAATTGGGACCAATCAGTCAGCGTCAACTTTAATGGCACCAAATTAGAGCATTAACCCATTGTTATTAGTGGCATTTTTAGTTAAAAAATTCATAAGTCCTTTCAGTTTGCTATTTTCTCATTGAACATCTTCCATATATGACCAAAACTTGTCCAACAGTAATAATATGGATATTGTATGTGTGCCCAAGTTAATCACAATGAAAATCGAGTATTAATCTTCTCAGCCCTTTTAGCATCGCTATTCGCTGTCGGAGGACTGTTCTTTGGATTATTAACAGGCTCACTCGTGATTATTTTTGATGGTGCGTATTCAACCGTCAGCTTACTGTTAACATTATTGTCACTGGCAGTATCTAAGTACATCCAAAAACCAGAAAAAAAACAGTTTCCATTTGGCAAAGCCATCTTAGAACCGGTTGTAATCACGGTAAAAGCCTCTGTCATATTAGCGGTAGTCGTTGTCTCATTATATTCTGCTGTAATCGCTATTTTTAATGGTGGTAGAGAAATGGACGCAAGCATTGCGACACTATTTGGTGTGATCAATGTCGTCGGTTGTGGTTATGCCTGGTGGTATATAGTAAATCGTAGCAGAACGTTCTCTTCTGGATTAATTGAAGCGGAGTCGATGCAATGGAAAATGGATACCTTGCTGAGTGTTGGTGTCACAGCTGGTTTCCTTGTTGCTTGGGCGATTAGCTACACGTCGTTCGCTAGATATGCAGTATATGCGGATCCATTAATGATGTGTATCATTTCGGTATACTTTATCAAGGTACCTTTAGATATGCTAAAGGATTCAATGCGAGAGTTACTGATGATGCCGCCAAGTGAAGAGATACGTAATCAGGTTGATGAAGGTATAAACAAGGTCGATAAACAAGGTACTCAACAAATAAAACTGACCGGTTTAACAAAAGTAGGACGTGAGCTACGAGTCAATGTTGATATCAATACGCAGGAAAACCGTTCTATTAACGTAGCGGATATCGAAAAAACTCGGCAGTCTATCGCTCATCAACTTTCAACCATGCCGTTTAATTTACGCTTAAACTTTCATATCGCTCGATAACGCAAGGGACAACCACGTTATTTCTTGCTTTGAAAATGCTCGGCTAACGAAACACGTCTCGCAGGTCCAATACCATCTTCTTGTGGGAGCGTGTGTTCATAGCCTTGTTTTATGAATGACGCTACATGCCCGCCACCAGATAAACGCTTTAGCCGTTCATTATTGGCCCCAAACACCTTATATTCATATCGTTCACCACCTGCGTTAAAAGAAGCAATAGAGCCATCAAATTCGAAAGTAGATGCTATATATCTGCTGTCAACCATGACGCCTTCTGGTGTAAGTATAAATTGATCCGTTGACCAACTAGGCGCACCAATCTCTGACCAATGGCCATAGACACGTATAGGATCGATATATTCTTTATAGCTTTTAATGGCAACGTAAATACCTATAGCCGCAGTCACTAGAAAGAAAAGTAACCACACATACAGAGCGTATTTGGGTCCTCTTTCCAGATCATCGTCTTTGCTATTTTTACGCGGTGTTGTTCGTCCCAATGATGCCATTACGTTCTCTTTGATTCATCGTTTTCCATTTAATCCTAACCTAGCCAACGAGATAGTGACAGTATTATCGGTCAATTCTGGGTCGGATAAAAACGACGTTATTGTCAGTATAATTAGGATTTAGCTTTAGATGCGTAAATACGCACGCAAAGATTTTTTAACCCAATCAGACAACAATTAGGAGATTAAAGAACCGTCATTTACGTATTCACACAACAGGATAACGGAGCCTAACATTGCCACTAGTCGTCAAATTCTTTATACCACTTCCCACGAATGAGTCATGGTTACGCCTTCACCTAACATTAAGCAAACAGAACAGTATTTCTGCAATGAATCCCGAGTCACTTTTTCTACGACAGCAGCATCAAGCCCCTGCCCACTTACTTCAAAGTGAATGTTGACACTGGTAAATATTCTTGGTGCCGTATCTCGTCTTTCTGTTGTCAGCTTGGCAATACATGAATCTATTTTTTGACCCGCAGACTTGAGACCATCGACAACATCTACGGAACTGCATCCGCCCGCCGCCATTAACACCAATTCCATTGGGCTTGGCGCAGATGCTCCTCCGTTTCCATCCATTACAATGGCATGACCGGATTGGGAATTTCCGATAAAGGTAAAGTCATTTACCCACTCTACTGCTGCTTCCATTTAAATCTCCACTCTTGATATTTTCTCTAGTATAAGGCCAACCATTTTAGGCTTACTACATTTATTCGTAAAATCAAACGTCTGAACTTATACAAAAAAAGGCAAGCCATTAGCCTGCCTTTCCTTATTTCTTTAATTACCGTGTTAGTTCGTTAGGCTATTTGCGTCATTTCATTGACAACGAATTCTTCTACAGCGCCTTCCGTTGCTGCTACATAATCGATCAAATGCTGGTTGCTCATATGAGCCTGCCACAACTCACGTGACGCCCAGTTCTCGAAAAACTGAAAGTGCGCCAGATTATCGTTGTCTTGGTGCAAATCATAGTTGATACACCCTTCTTCTGCGCGAGTTGTTTCAATCAACTTCAATAATTCACTTTTAACCAGTTCAATCTTGTCTGATTTAGCAACGATATTTGCAATAATTGTCAGCTTTGTCATGTGTTATACATCCTCATAATGACGAGTGATAGAATATTCATTCAGTTCGGTTCAAGTATAATAGCGCTTCTTATTAACTTATAAATTAACCAACAACTTATATTTCAAAAATAACCGTTTGGTTATGAATACTCATTCTAAATCTGGCCCTTACAGTGGGAGGACAGCTTGAGTCTAGGCAATCAAATAAAGCAATACTAGGGTCTGTTGACCTTTCAACAGACCCTAGTCATCTCATTTAAAGTAAACTCTTCCACTGCTCCCTCAGTCGCGACCATATATTCTTGTAGATGTGTATTGCCCATGTGAGTTTGCCAAAGCTCGCGAGAAACCCAGTTTTCATAGAAGGTAAAGTGTGCTGGATTCTCATTATCTTGATGCAAGTCGTAGTTGATACAACCTTCCTCTGCACGAGTGATATCGATAAGCTTCAGCAGCTCTGCTTTTACTCGATCGATTTGGTCTGCTTTTGCGAAAATATTTGCGACAATAGTTAATTTGGCCATGAAATGTTCCTCTATTTAGATTCCGTGTTTTGGTTATTTTCTCTTTAAGTTGTGCTCATCGTAACCTTTGATTACACTCTAATAAACAGCGGTATAATTGAATCATTATCAAAAATCATTAGATAATATGTTATTAGAAGATCTGAGAGTTATTCTTAAAGTAGCGGAATTTCGCAGCATTACTGCCGCCGCATCACATTTAGATATGCGAATGGCGACAGCAAGTGCTGCGGTCAAACGTGTCGAACGTTCTCTAGGCGTCGACCTTTTCATTCGTACCACGCGTCAGCTTAGGCTTTCTGCGGCAGGTGAACGATATATACCTCAATGCGAACAAGCTTTGTTGATGCTAGAACAGGCTAAACAGAACATGAAAGACGATCTTGATATTGTCGATGGTGAACTTCGTATTGCTCTATCATCCGATTTAGGTCGTAATTTGGTCGTACCATGGTTGGATGAGTTCTTGCACACCTACCCCGAGGTTCAACTTAGAGCCAATATAAGTGATAGCAATATTGACTTTTATCGCGATGCCATCGATATTGCACTTCGATATGGCTCTCCAGATGATGCCAACCTCTATGGATTTAAAATCTGTAATGCGCCTAGGCTCTTGTGCGCCACACAAGGATATCTGGATGCAAATGGGACCCCAATGCATCCCAATGACCTATCAGAGCATAACGGGCTTCTCTATCAACTATATGACGTACTGAACGACGAATGGACGTTCTTACGTAAGGAGCAACAATATAAGGTCAAGATGCAGGGAAATCGGGCCTCCAATGATGGTGATTTAGTCCGTAGATGGTGTGTCGCTGGCGAAGGACTTGCGGTCAAATCGTGCCTAGATATGTCTCAAGACTTATTGGCGGGAAATCTCATTCCTGTCATGACAAATTATCAACCTCATCCTACAGAATTATGGCTTATCTTTCCGAGTCGACAATCT
It contains:
- a CDS encoding putative quinol monooxygenase codes for the protein MAKLTIVANIFAKADQIDRVKAELLKLIDITRAEEGCINYDLHQDNENPAHFTFYENWVSRELWQTHMGNTHLQEYMVATEGAVEEFTLNEMTRVC
- a CDS encoding OsmC family protein, with protein sequence MEAAVEWVNDFTFIGNSQSGHAIVMDGNGGASAPSPMELVLMAAGGCSSVDVVDGLKSAGQKIDSCIAKLTTERRDTAPRIFTSVNIHFEVSGQGLDAAVVEKVTRDSLQKYCSVCLMLGEGVTMTHSWEVV
- a CDS encoding cation diffusion facilitator family transporter, with the translated sequence MCAQVNHNENRVLIFSALLASLFAVGGLFFGLLTGSLVIIFDGAYSTVSLLLTLLSLAVSKYIQKPEKKQFPFGKAILEPVVITVKASVILAVVVVSLYSAVIAIFNGGREMDASIATLFGVINVVGCGYAWWYIVNRSRTFSSGLIEAESMQWKMDTLLSVGVTAGFLVAWAISYTSFARYAVYADPLMMCIISVYFIKVPLDMLKDSMRELLMMPPSEEIRNQVDEGINKVDKQGTQQIKLTGLTKVGRELRVNVDINTQENRSINVADIEKTRQSIAHQLSTMPFNLRLNFHIAR
- a CDS encoding putative quinol monooxygenase; translated protein: MTKLTIIANIVAKSDKIELVKSELLKLIETTRAEEGCINYDLHQDNDNLAHFQFFENWASRELWQAHMSNQHLIDYVAATEGAVEEFVVNEMTQIA
- a CDS encoding LysR family transcriptional regulator — translated: MLLEDLRVILKVAEFRSITAAASHLDMRMATASAAVKRVERSLGVDLFIRTTRQLRLSAAGERYIPQCEQALLMLEQAKQNMKDDLDIVDGELRIALSSDLGRNLVVPWLDEFLHTYPEVQLRANISDSNIDFYRDAIDIALRYGSPDDANLYGFKICNAPRLLCATQGYLDANGTPMHPNDLSEHNGLLYQLYDVLNDEWTFLRKEQQYKVKMQGNRASNDGDLVRRWCVAGEGLAVKSCLDMSQDLLAGNLIPVMTNYQPHPTELWLIFPSRQSITPAARLIRDALKAKCASILEQLVDKEILDVSVLKN
- a CDS encoding DUF2850 domain-containing protein; the protein is MASLGRTTPRKNSKDDDLERGPKYALYVWLLFFLVTAAIGIYVAIKSYKEYIDPIRVYGHWSEIGAPSWSTDQFILTPEGVMVDSRYIASTFEFDGSIASFNAGGERYEYKVFGANNERLKRLSGGGHVASFIKQGYEHTLPQEDGIGPARRVSLAEHFQSKK